A segment of the Xenopus tropicalis strain Nigerian chromosome 6, UCB_Xtro_10.0, whole genome shotgun sequence genome:
TAAGCATCACAAACAAACAGGAAGTGGTCCCTGGCCTGCAGAGCTTGCTCTCTAATCACTATGAAATATCCATTTTACCCTCTAGAAAAGAAGGTTCTTCTCCTTTTTGTTCGATGCTACAACAGCTAACATACCCGGAGGGGGGGTCTCTTCCCTTTAATGAGCGGTTACGCCCTCGTTACAACTCGTTTACCTACCCCATGACCCCCCCCACTTAGTGCAAGTCTAATTAGCTGGGTAGCAAAACATAGCATCTcctctaatataaatatatatatagaatacataCGAAATGTCTGTTGTACATAAATATTGTGCAGTTGCCATAGAAATATCCATTCTCGGATTTCAAGTGTTCGTAAATCGTTAGAAATAATTAAGGGggtacttatatatttatatatataaacacggCCAATCAAGTTGGTGCATTGATACTGTGCAACATGGGGGGCGGGGTTAAGACAGGCAGCCGTACAGGAGGGCGGTGCTGAATGCAACTCAGGCCACTCCCCCCCAAAGGGCAAATCTATGGGGCAGAGATTAGACAAActccaaatccattatttttgtgtTCGCTCTGAACCctcaatcctaattagcattaggCTACCGAAGGGTTAAATAAAAAATTTACATCCGTGATTTTAAAGAATTGGTCCGGCCAGTCAAGgggtttgctccaggtctagtaacccccaacaaccaatcagatgcttgtgTTCTGACACATGACCTGCTGGTTACTATGGGTGACAAGAAGAGGAGCAAACACCAATCACCCCTTCCTTCTGTATAATCCAGCAAGATGATTGGCTGCTGAGCCATCCTGAAATCCCCAACATTGCAAATGAAAACAAGACAGAACAAAGCAGCAGATTCCGCCTATAGGATAGCGCCTAACAGCCTTACTGTGCAGCACTGGGGGTCACATTCTAACGTTTCTAGCTCCAGCCGCAATCCTATAATGGGCCTGGGTTGGTACACAGAGGGCACAGTGTTGCCATGGATACCGGGGAAAGGAATGATCATTCATCTTTGGCGCTGTTGGTCACGGCGCTTTCTGCCCTCAGCTGTTGGCTGCTGGCGTCGTTGTACTTGATCCAGTGCGCGACCTCCTCCGGGTACTCGGGGGACTCCACCTGCAGAAACACATGGGGGGCAAGTGATGTAGCTTTTATATTTGTGATTTCCCACATCCTTTCCCTGCAGCACCCCCTGCCTGTCAGCAGTAAGGAGGCATTGAAGACCAGAGTATGCCAAGCCTACCGTAGCAATAActccaggcagggtcggactggggggtgcaagacCCATCGGGGCTCCTGccctaggggccctgcaggtgcccccaccggccacgtcccctaaccaccccctccccctgcaggggctcccctaaccccccgcagggtcccccccccgacgtcctccccgggGGGCCCCGGCACGGGGGGCGCCATCAagagttgggtctgggccgccagggcccaccgggatttttcctggtgacTCAGTCCGGCCCTGACTCCAGGCTCCCTTTCTACCAGTCAGCAACATCACTGGGGGTTAACTGCACTGATATATGCACTCCGTGTCACCCTGAGCAATACTAAAGAGCAGCTGAGCATCAGGAGACGCTTCCTGTATCAGCAAATAAAGCTGACAGATCAGCAGAGGGCGCTCCTGTTGCACATTCATGATATCAGTAGTGTAAAACTGCTACTATCATGAAGTAATGAATTTAAAAAGCATTCTAGATGGTCGGTCAATAATAATATCCCTCCATGCAACCCCCCCCAACTCACCTTCCTCTTGCACATGGACTGTACCACCTTGTCGGGGGAGTTTCCAATGACATGCTGGCGGCTCAGCAGCACGGCGCACACAAAGTCATCCTTAGGGGCCACGAAGCGCTGTTCCACGTAGAAGGCCTTGTCGTCCCAGCAAAGGAGACGCGTGCGGATCTCGAAGGTCTCCAGGAGACGGAGGGAGCGTCGGTAGCGGATGGTGCTCCCCGCCATGACCATGCCGGCCCCCAAGCACCGTACGGCTTGGAAGAGGCCACTGCGGGTGAAGTGGGCAAAGCGGGCAAAGTCGGCCTCGCGGAGGTAGCGGGAGTTATTCATGTGGAACAAGAAGTCCAGGTCGTGGGGTAGGACTATGCCCCCATAGCAGTGCTCCTTCAGCAGGTCCTTCACTACAGGCTGGATACGGGCCTTCAGTACCACCAAGGCGCCACGAACGAAGTACCACACGTCCAACAGGGAGAAAATGGCGGCGATCAGCCCCGAGAGGAGCACTAAGAACAGCATTGTGCCCTAAGGGTGGTCCGACAGCAGGAACTCTGGGGTCTGTGTGAGAAACAGAACAATCAGTCATGTTAGCGATCCGGGCAAAACGCGTTGGCATAAACCTACTGTGCCCCAATAGCCCTGGCACGTACGGGCGGTTCCACCCACGGGAGAGGCACCCACTTCTGCCAGAGACTTGTCTTTAGGGTTACTGGTCTGTCACCCGTATGTCACCTTGGCCATGTCTGGGCCCTTCTCCCTGGCTCAATAGCGCCGGCAGAGAATGAGCCCCATGTGCCGGGATAAATATGGCTAAATGGAATGTAATATCAGATTTACTGCCCATAATGCCCATCCCGCCCCCGAGCAAGGGTCACTtgtgactgacccccccccccagcgtaaCACATGGAATGTCCCACTTGTATATTCTGTGCCAAATTCCCACACTCCCGGCCCCTTCACCTACTGACCCTTATACCCCCGAACTTTGTACTCTATTGCCCAATGTGCTCGTTATCTCACTAATCTCTCTAACGATAATGAGTATACTTACAGTGActgtcaccccgctatagttccaggggtacccagggcacaaataagcactcaccccaaatccccccctaactggccttcaggctgggcccccttagcccataacaaggttacagatatatagaaacattggggtaacagtcaccccgctatagttccaggggtacccagggcacaaataagcactcaccccaaatccccccctaactggccttcaggctgggcccccttagcccataacaaggttacagatatatagaaacattggggtaacagtcaccctgctatagttccaggggt
Coding sequences within it:
- the them6 gene encoding protein THEM6 precursor (The RefSeq protein has 1 substitution compared to this genomic sequence), which translates into the protein MLFLVLLSGLIAAIFSLLDVWYFVRGALVVLKARIQPVVKDLLKEHCYGGIVLPHDLDFLFHMNNSRYLREADFARFAHFTRSGLFQAVRYLGAGMVMAGSTIRYRRSLRLLETFEIRTRLLCWDDKAFYVEQRFVAPKDDFVCAVLLSRQHVIGNSPDKVVQSMCKRKVESPEYPEEVAHWIKYNDASSQQLRAESAVTNSAKDE
- the them6 gene encoding protein THEM6 isoform X1, with protein sequence MLFLVLLSGLIAAIFSLLDVWYFVRGALVVLKARIQPVVKDLLKEHCYGGIVLPHDLDFLFHMNNSRYLREADFARFAHFTRSGLFQAVRCLGAGMVMAGSTIRYRRSLRLLETFEIRTRLLCWDDKAFYVEQRFVAPKDDFVCAVLLSRQHVIGNSPDKVVQSMCKRKVESPEYPEEVAHWIKYNDASSQQLRAESAVTNSAKDE